In a genomic window of Halostella litorea:
- a CDS encoding amino acid-binding protein, with protein MFDDIMEKFEGSPSQQAVIRLLLERGFSVNDEGRVVSGGIEIPNTGIAREIDVDRRVVDSTTDAILADDELRRIFQNISAIPSLMDLAPVLDLTVLTVAVTDAEQEGIVAEITGMLADSGISIRQTISEDPEFTDEPRLYVITDEELPGDLINDIRSLTFVRKIELQ; from the coding sequence ATGTTCGACGACATCATGGAGAAGTTCGAGGGCTCCCCGAGCCAGCAGGCGGTGATCCGCCTGCTCCTGGAGCGGGGCTTCTCCGTCAACGACGAGGGGCGGGTCGTCTCCGGGGGGATCGAGATCCCCAACACCGGGATCGCCCGGGAGATAGACGTCGACCGCCGGGTCGTCGACTCGACGACCGACGCCATCCTCGCCGACGACGAACTGCGGCGGATCTTCCAGAACATCTCCGCCATCCCGAGCCTGATGGACCTGGCCCCGGTGCTCGACCTGACGGTGCTGACGGTCGCGGTCACCGACGCCGAGCAGGAGGGGATCGTCGCGGAGATCACGGGGATGCTCGCCGACAGCGGCATCTCGATCCGCCAGACCATAAGCGAGGACCCCGAGTTCACCGACGAGCCGCGGCTCTACGTCATCACGGACGAGGAACTCCCGGGCGACCTCATCAACGACATCCGCTCGCTCACGTTCGTCCGCAAGATCGAACTGCAGTGA
- a CDS encoding serine hydrolase domain-containing protein: MTHARRPSDPTHRSETSAGGDRAGDATPGGSDQQSSRSGARSRRSLLAALAAAGTAAVAGCSGGDGTTTDADTTTAGTTATTANPTSAETTAGDSEPAMPATGDLPDELAGVDEAVRSFVADRGVTAAALGVSNDGEVVLERGYGWAGGEGSAPLSPDAPFRIASLTKSMTAAAVRSLFGDGLSRDTPVLSVLDLEPPSGELGDERLRDVTVDHLLSHAGGWDANATFDPVFHHFAIADALGLSGPPDTCDIARYMLGQPLQFEPGSRHVYSNFGYALLGLVVEAVSDTPYPEYVRGTLFDGSPPGPLYEGRTLPDERRDAEPPYESAAQCPNAMALDPAERVPCADGGFYLQGVGGAGELVTNTRTLLALLRDHPVDGFAAAEEYPHEPAFGSLPGTFTMLHEREDGVAVAVLLNRRGRGYGSIADVVGSALDDVDAWP, translated from the coding sequence ATGACGCACGCACGACGGCCCTCCGATCCGACGCATCGATCCGAGACCAGCGCGGGAGGCGACCGTGCCGGGGATGCGACCCCGGGCGGCTCCGACCAGCAGTCGTCCCGCAGCGGGGCGCGCTCCCGCCGGAGCCTGCTCGCCGCGCTCGCCGCCGCCGGCACCGCCGCGGTCGCGGGCTGTAGCGGCGGCGACGGGACGACGACGGACGCCGACACCACGACCGCGGGGACGACCGCGACGACGGCGAACCCGACGTCGGCCGAGACGACCGCCGGGGACTCGGAGCCGGCCATGCCGGCGACCGGCGACCTCCCCGACGAACTGGCCGGCGTCGACGAGGCGGTCCGCTCGTTCGTCGCCGACCGCGGGGTCACGGCGGCGGCGCTCGGCGTCTCGAACGACGGCGAAGTCGTGCTCGAACGCGGGTACGGCTGGGCCGGCGGCGAGGGGTCCGCGCCGCTGTCGCCGGACGCGCCGTTCCGGATCGCCAGCCTCACCAAGTCCATGACGGCGGCGGCGGTCCGCTCGCTGTTCGGCGACGGCCTCTCGCGGGACACGCCGGTCCTCTCGGTCCTCGACCTCGAACCGCCCTCCGGCGAACTCGGGGACGAGCGCCTGCGCGACGTGACCGTCGACCACCTCCTGTCCCACGCCGGCGGGTGGGACGCGAACGCGACGTTCGACCCCGTGTTCCACCACTTCGCCATCGCCGACGCGCTCGGCCTGTCCGGGCCGCCGGACACGTGCGACATCGCCCGCTACATGCTCGGCCAGCCGCTTCAGTTCGAGCCGGGGTCGCGCCACGTCTACTCGAACTTCGGCTACGCCTTGCTCGGCCTCGTCGTCGAGGCGGTGAGCGACACGCCGTACCCCGAGTACGTCCGCGGGACCCTGTTCGACGGGTCGCCGCCCGGCCCGCTGTACGAGGGCCGGACCCTGCCCGACGAGCGCCGCGACGCGGAACCGCCCTACGAGAGCGCCGCCCAGTGCCCGAACGCGATGGCGCTCGACCCGGCGGAGCGAGTGCCCTGCGCAGACGGCGGGTTCTACCTGCAGGGCGTCGGCGGCGCGGGCGAACTCGTGACGAACACGCGGACGCTGCTTGCCCTCCTCCGGGACCACCCCGTCGACGGGTTCGCCGCCGCCGAGGAGTACCCCCACGAACCGGCGTTTGGCTCCCTCCCCGGCACGTTCACGATGCTCCACGAGCGCGAGGACGGCGTCGCCGTGGCGGTCCTCCTGAACCGGCGCGGCCGGGGGTACGGTTCGATCGCCGACGTCGTGGGGAGCGCGCTTGACGACGTCGACGCGTGGCCGTGA
- the hisB gene encoding imidazoleglycerol-phosphate dehydratase HisB — MSDRTAAVTRETAETDIEVTLAVDGDGESTVDTGIGFFDHVLGSFAKHGLFDLTVRCDGDLEIDDHHTVEDVAIVLGEAFDEALGDRARIERFADRRVPLDEAVAGVVVDVSGRPVFRFDGEFSQASVGGMTSHMAKHFLRSLAVNAGLTLHAEVTGENAHHEIEALFKSTARALDDATRVDERRSGVASTKGDL; from the coding sequence ATGAGCGACCGCACGGCCGCCGTCACGCGCGAGACGGCCGAAACCGACATCGAGGTGACCCTGGCTGTCGACGGCGACGGCGAGTCGACCGTCGACACCGGGATCGGCTTTTTCGACCACGTGCTCGGGTCGTTCGCCAAGCACGGCCTGTTCGACCTGACCGTCCGCTGCGACGGCGACCTGGAGATCGACGACCACCACACCGTCGAGGACGTCGCCATCGTGCTCGGCGAGGCGTTCGACGAGGCGCTCGGCGACCGCGCGCGCATCGAGCGGTTCGCCGACCGCCGGGTGCCACTCGACGAGGCTGTCGCCGGCGTGGTCGTCGACGTGAGCGGCCGCCCCGTGTTTCGCTTCGACGGCGAGTTCTCGCAGGCGTCGGTCGGCGGGATGACCAGCCACATGGCGAAGCACTTCCTGCGCTCGCTGGCCGTGAACGCGGGGCTGACGCTCCACGCCGAGGTGACCGGCGAGAACGCCCACCACGAGATAGAGGCGCTGTTCAAATCGACCGCCCGGGCGCTCGACGACGCGACGCGGGTCGACGAGCGCCGCTCCGGCGTCGCCTCGACGAAGGGCGACCTCTGA
- a CDS encoding transcription initiation factor IIB family protein: protein MTATAPTDFEVPSAERPRNGTTLRGEYAVSRVCDALSLPAEAREDANRLLHGAFVADACPERDPETLGAAATYAAIRLAELPRTKGEVVEASDLPHHLVNRAYDDLVRAFGLCLSATGPKRFVGRVVDACDLPAPVEGRARDRLDALDLHESDDPLGLAAAAVVVASDAAPATVADGLPVSALAVRSWYVPRFE, encoded by the coding sequence GTGACCGCGACCGCGCCGACCGACTTCGAGGTGCCAAGCGCCGAGCGGCCGCGCAACGGAACGACGCTCCGCGGCGAGTACGCCGTCAGCCGGGTCTGCGACGCGCTCTCGCTCCCGGCGGAGGCCCGCGAGGACGCGAACCGGCTGCTCCACGGCGCGTTCGTCGCCGACGCCTGCCCGGAGCGGGACCCGGAGACGCTGGGCGCGGCGGCGACGTACGCGGCGATCAGGCTCGCCGAACTCCCGCGGACGAAAGGCGAGGTCGTCGAGGCCAGCGACCTCCCCCACCACCTCGTGAACCGCGCGTACGACGACCTCGTGCGGGCGTTCGGCCTCTGTCTCTCCGCGACGGGGCCGAAGCGGTTCGTCGGGCGCGTCGTCGACGCCTGCGACCTGCCCGCGCCCGTCGAGGGGCGCGCACGCGACCGCCTCGACGCCCTCGACCTGCACGAGTCCGACGACCCGCTTGGGCTCGCGGCGGCCGCGGTCGTCGTCGCGAGCGACGCCGCCCCCGCGACCGTCGCGGACGGCCTCCCGGTGTCGGCGCTCGCGGTCCGCTCGTGGTACGTCCCGCGGTTCGAGTGA
- the hisA gene encoding 1-(5-phosphoribosyl)-5-[(5-phosphoribosylamino)methylideneamino]imidazole-4-carboxamide isomerase: protein MTPFPEFEVVPAVDVQDGEVVQLVQGERGTEKRYGDPVESAERWVDQGASTLHLVDLDGAFEGERANADAIGRVIDAVDVDVQLGGGIRTAADARSLLDRGVDRVILGTAAVENPDVVAEISETHPGSVTVSLDAKDGEVVVSGWTEGTGLDPAAAAERYEELGAGAILFTDVDVEGRLEGVQTGPVERVVDAVDIPVVASGGVATLDDVRALRDAGAAAVVVGSALYEGRFSLREAAAAVE, encoded by the coding sequence ATGACTCCGTTCCCCGAGTTCGAGGTCGTGCCCGCTGTCGACGTGCAGGACGGCGAGGTGGTCCAGCTCGTCCAGGGCGAGCGCGGCACCGAGAAGCGGTACGGCGACCCCGTCGAGTCGGCCGAGCGCTGGGTCGACCAGGGCGCGTCGACGCTCCACCTGGTCGACCTGGACGGCGCGTTCGAGGGCGAGCGCGCGAACGCCGACGCGATCGGGCGGGTGATCGATGCGGTCGACGTCGACGTGCAACTGGGCGGCGGCATCCGCACCGCCGCGGACGCCCGGTCGCTGCTGGACCGGGGCGTCGACCGGGTCATCCTGGGTACCGCGGCCGTCGAGAACCCCGACGTCGTCGCGGAGATAAGCGAGACACACCCCGGATCGGTGACGGTGAGCCTCGACGCGAAGGACGGCGAGGTCGTCGTCTCGGGCTGGACCGAGGGCACCGGCCTCGACCCCGCGGCGGCCGCCGAGCGGTACGAGGAACTGGGCGCGGGCGCGATCCTGTTCACCGACGTGGACGTGGAGGGGCGGCTTGAGGGCGTCCAGACCGGCCCCGTCGAGCGGGTCGTCGACGCGGTCGACATCCCGGTCGTCGCCAGCGGCGGCGTGGCGACGCTCGACGACGTGCGTGCGCTGCGGGACGCCGGCGCGGCCGCGGTCGTGGTGGGGAGCGCGCTGTACGAGGGCCGGTTCAGCCTGCGGGAGGCCGCGGCCGCCGTGGAGTAG
- a CDS encoding inorganic phosphate transporter yields MSEILLAVGIAVAAFVGFNIGGSSTGVAFGPAVGSGVVSKLGAGVLMAGFALLGGWTVGRNVVETMGGQIVPSGLFSMTVSITVLFFIGFALFLSNVVGVPASTSMTAVGAIAGLGVATGKLNAAVMLEIVSWWIVAPVIAFWVSGVIGRYFYPALVRRFEVTQTEGSLLALDRSGGVPRPVLGPNTTPREFVGTALVIVIGCYMAFSAGASNVANAVAPLVGNGSVSMDAGILLAGGAIGLGAVTIARRTLDTMGNDLTELPLLAALVVEVVSATLITVLSALGIPASFVVVATMSILGLGWGRATRTATVADTVRGEGPERISVGALAAEADEGAATVGDPTPDPDETDEPRDVPPIGDEEADDIPRASDLFEPATTARVIALQNLVPAIATIAAFLVFQFVPGIVG; encoded by the coding sequence GTGTCCGAGATACTTCTCGCAGTCGGCATCGCGGTCGCCGCCTTCGTCGGGTTCAACATCGGCGGCTCCTCCACGGGCGTCGCCTTCGGCCCGGCGGTCGGCAGCGGCGTGGTCTCGAAGCTCGGCGCGGGCGTCCTGATGGCGGGGTTCGCCCTGCTTGGCGGCTGGACCGTCGGCCGCAACGTCGTCGAGACGATGGGCGGTCAGATCGTCCCCTCGGGCCTGTTCTCGATGACGGTGAGCATCACCGTCCTCTTTTTCATCGGCTTCGCGCTGTTCCTCTCGAACGTCGTCGGCGTCCCGGCCTCGACGTCGATGACCGCGGTCGGTGCCATCGCCGGCCTCGGCGTCGCCACCGGGAAGCTGAACGCGGCGGTGATGCTCGAGATCGTCTCGTGGTGGATCGTCGCCCCCGTCATCGCCTTCTGGGTCAGCGGCGTCATCGGCCGGTACTTCTACCCCGCGCTGGTCCGGCGCTTCGAGGTGACACAGACGGAGGGGAGCCTCCTCGCGCTCGACCGCTCTGGCGGGGTCCCCCGCCCCGTGCTGGGGCCGAACACGACCCCACGGGAGTTCGTCGGGACGGCGCTGGTGATCGTGATCGGCTGTTACATGGCCTTCTCGGCCGGGGCGTCGAACGTCGCCAACGCGGTCGCGCCGCTGGTCGGCAACGGCTCGGTCTCGATGGACGCCGGCATCCTGCTGGCCGGCGGCGCGATCGGCCTCGGCGCGGTCACCATCGCCCGGCGCACGCTCGACACGATGGGCAACGACCTCACCGAACTCCCCCTCCTGGCGGCGCTCGTCGTCGAGGTGGTGAGCGCGACGCTGATCACCGTCCTCTCCGCGCTCGGCATCCCGGCGAGTTTCGTCGTCGTGGCGACGATGAGCATCCTCGGCCTCGGCTGGGGCCGGGCGACCCGCACCGCGACCGTCGCCGACACGGTGCGGGGCGAGGGGCCGGAACGCATCTCCGTCGGCGCGCTCGCCGCGGAGGCCGACGAGGGGGCGGCGACGGTCGGCGACCCGACCCCGGACCCCGACGAGACCGACGAACCGAGGGATGTGCCGCCGATCGGCGACGAGGAGGCCGACGACATCCCCCGGGCGTCGGACCTCTTCGAACCGGCGACGACCGCGCGCGTGATCGCCCTCCAGAACCTCGTGCCCGCCATCGCGACCATCGCCGCCTTCCTCGTGTTCCAGTTCGTCCCCGGGATCGTCGGGTGA
- the fer gene encoding ferredoxin Fer produces the protein MPTVEYLNYEVLDDQGWDMDDDDLFEKAADAGLDDEDYGSLDVNEGEYILEAAEAQGYDWPFSCRAGACANCASIVKEGDIDMDMQQILSDEEVEEKNVRLTCIGSPAAEEVKIVYNAKHLDYLQNRVI, from the coding sequence ATGCCCACGGTAGAATACCTCAACTACGAAGTGCTGGACGACCAGGGCTGGGACATGGACGACGACGACCTCTTCGAGAAGGCGGCCGACGCCGGCCTCGACGACGAGGACTACGGGTCGCTCGACGTCAACGAGGGCGAGTACATCCTCGAGGCCGCCGAGGCCCAGGGGTACGACTGGCCGTTCTCGTGTCGCGCCGGCGCGTGTGCGAACTGCGCGTCCATCGTCAAGGAGGGCGACATCGACATGGACATGCAGCAGATCCTCTCCGACGAGGAGGTCGAGGAGAAGAACGTCCGCCTGACCTGCATCGGCTCCCCGGCCGCCGAGGAGGTCAAGATCGTCTACAACGCGAAGCACCTCGACTACCTGCAGAACCGCGTCATCTGA
- a CDS encoding A24 family peptidase C-terminal domain-containing protein codes for MPGPLVDAAPTDLLRLLAVPVFAWAAYRDIATRRVSNAVWAPLAAFALALLSWDAWTAWTAGEFAWRGFLVPTAVSVGLVIPLAYLFWWTGGFGGADAKALMTVALLLPAYPTYDLPWATLPVQGTNVGVLSFTVLTNTVLFGAAAPLVLAARNAAAGRLSTTMFLGRPVPVEAVPETHGRLLSAPDGGTRRGVDLDALRMYLRWRGVDLATLRANPDALRDPATLPDDPNPPTDGAVTAATPEPTVPDAVAAGGDSTDAADEFDDPWGARAFLADVDGAYGASARDVREGLDVLTAAETVWVSPGVPFLVPTFAGLAVALTYGDVLFGLFELAGLV; via the coding sequence GTGCCCGGGCCCCTCGTCGACGCCGCCCCGACGGACCTGTTGCGGCTGCTCGCCGTCCCCGTGTTCGCGTGGGCCGCGTACCGCGACATCGCGACCAGACGGGTGTCGAACGCCGTCTGGGCGCCGCTTGCCGCGTTCGCGCTCGCCTTGCTTTCGTGGGACGCCTGGACGGCCTGGACCGCCGGGGAGTTCGCCTGGCGGGGCTTTCTCGTGCCGACGGCGGTGAGCGTCGGCCTCGTGATCCCGCTCGCCTACCTGTTCTGGTGGACCGGCGGCTTCGGCGGCGCGGACGCGAAGGCGCTGATGACGGTCGCCCTGCTCCTGCCGGCGTACCCGACCTACGACCTGCCGTGGGCGACGCTTCCGGTCCAGGGGACGAACGTCGGCGTGCTCTCCTTTACCGTCCTGACGAACACGGTGCTGTTCGGGGCCGCGGCCCCCCTCGTGCTGGCCGCACGGAACGCCGCCGCCGGCCGGCTGTCGACGACCATGTTCCTCGGCCGCCCCGTGCCGGTCGAGGCGGTCCCGGAGACCCACGGCCGCCTGCTCTCCGCGCCGGACGGCGGCACCCGCCGCGGCGTCGACCTCGACGCGCTCAGGATGTACCTCCGGTGGCGCGGGGTCGACCTGGCGACGCTCCGGGCGAACCCCGACGCCCTGCGCGACCCGGCGACGCTCCCGGACGATCCGAACCCGCCGACCGACGGCGCGGTGACCGCGGCGACCCCCGAACCGACGGTGCCCGACGCGGTCGCCGCCGGCGGAGACTCGACCGACGCGGCCGACGAGTTCGACGACCCGTGGGGGGCGCGGGCGTTCCTGGCCGACGTCGACGGCGCGTACGGCGCGTCGGCGCGGGACGTCCGCGAGGGCCTCGACGTGCTCACGGCCGCGGAGACGGTGTGGGTCTCGCCGGGCGTCCCGTTTCTCGTGCCGACGTTCGCCGGCCTCGCGGTCGCGCTGACGTACGGCGACGTGCTGTTCGGGCTGTTCGAACTGGCCGGTCTGGTGTGA
- a CDS encoding HalOD1 output domain-containing protein, translating into MNCLPPADETRGTGELVVEIAERVADEEGVSPLELPPLADALDAEVLEQLIDTAETPVSVGFEYLGHTVVVCGEGEIELK; encoded by the coding sequence ATGAACTGCTTACCGCCGGCGGATGAAACACGGGGGACGGGCGAACTCGTCGTCGAAATCGCCGAGCGAGTCGCCGACGAGGAGGGGGTCAGTCCCCTCGAACTGCCGCCGCTTGCCGACGCTCTCGACGCGGAAGTACTGGAGCAACTGATCGACACCGCGGAGACGCCGGTCTCGGTCGGCTTCGAGTATCTGGGCCACACGGTCGTCGTCTGTGGCGAAGGGGAGATCGAACTCAAGTGA
- a CDS encoding HVO_0234 family beta-propeller protein, which yields MVSIDEKRVYGDRDGETTAYVASGQGVAAVSVSDDLVGEYGIDRACTALDVAAADGRLAVATPTDVLVKDGEAYDAVGFGPAVAVGIDGDALVAVGPDWSVARATEPDEWEAVGAVDSPVRAVAGDLIAAENGVYRVRDGEVAHAGLDDARDVSVAGTPLAATGEGLYRLGAGWMSQAGGEFRLAAADRAAAPGDLDRAHAATRDHLYAHADGEWASVDVPVPDPVAGVAYAPGATYAVATDGTFLADAGDGWRTQPLGLTEIGGVAVP from the coding sequence ATGGTCAGCATCGACGAGAAGCGCGTGTACGGGGACCGGGACGGCGAGACGACGGCCTACGTCGCGAGCGGGCAGGGCGTCGCCGCCGTCTCCGTCTCCGACGACCTCGTCGGCGAGTACGGGATCGACCGGGCCTGCACGGCGCTCGACGTCGCCGCCGCGGACGGCCGGCTCGCCGTCGCGACGCCGACGGACGTGCTCGTCAAGGACGGCGAGGCCTACGACGCGGTCGGCTTCGGGCCGGCCGTGGCGGTCGGGATCGACGGCGACGCGCTGGTCGCGGTCGGCCCGGACTGGTCGGTCGCCCGCGCCACCGAGCCCGACGAGTGGGAGGCCGTCGGCGCGGTCGACAGCCCCGTCCGCGCCGTCGCCGGCGACCTGATCGCTGCGGAAAACGGCGTCTACCGCGTCCGGGACGGCGAAGTCGCCCACGCCGGGCTGGACGACGCCCGCGACGTCTCGGTCGCCGGGACGCCGCTGGCCGCGACGGGCGAGGGGCTCTACCGGCTCGGGGCGGGCTGGATGTCGCAGGCCGGGGGCGAGTTCAGGCTCGCCGCCGCGGACCGGGCGGCCGCACCCGGCGACCTCGACCGCGCCCACGCCGCCACGCGGGACCACCTGTACGCCCACGCGGACGGCGAGTGGGCGTCGGTCGACGTGCCAGTCCCCGACCCCGTCGCCGGCGTCGCGTACGCGCCCGGCGCGACGTACGCAGTCGCCACCGACGGCACCTTTCTCGCGGACGCCGGCGACGGCTGGCGGACCCAGCCGCTCGGCCTGACGGAGATCGGCGGCGTGGCGGTGCCGTAG
- the glmM gene encoding phosphoglucosamine mutase, translating to MEVFGSSGTRGVVNETVTPEFLLRVAKAAGTRWSADRVAVARDTRKTGRMLADAAASGLASVGADVDRLGVLPTPGLQAYAEAEGVPALMITASHNPPAFNGMKLFGADGVELSVDELERVEGVLLAEEAASVPWHATGEARRIEGARRRYVEELHAAVDRERIADADLTVAVDPGHGAGSLTSPEFFRELGCRVVTVNAQPDGHFPGRDPEPVPENLGDLGRLVAATDADLGVAHDGDADRAIFYDERGEYVEGDATFAALAAAELEAGDTTVSAVNVSQRLVDVVDDAGASLELTPIGSTNIISRIRELRAEGASVPVAGEGNGGVFFPNYRLSRDGAYIAARFLELVADRPASEVVAPYDDYYNVRRNIEYEGDAERRAMLSAAEARAADADAELNATDGYRLDYGDAWVLARPSGTEPLVRIYAEAGDRRRAADLADGMAERLEDAKAEA from the coding sequence ATGGAAGTGTTCGGGTCGAGCGGAACCCGGGGCGTGGTCAACGAGACGGTCACCCCCGAGTTCCTCCTCCGGGTGGCGAAGGCGGCCGGGACGCGTTGGAGCGCGGACCGGGTGGCGGTCGCACGGGACACGCGAAAGACCGGGCGGATGCTCGCGGACGCCGCGGCGAGCGGCCTCGCGAGCGTCGGGGCCGACGTCGACCGGCTCGGCGTCCTGCCGACGCCGGGGCTGCAGGCGTACGCCGAGGCCGAGGGGGTGCCGGCCCTGATGATCACGGCCTCGCACAACCCGCCGGCGTTCAACGGGATGAAGCTGTTCGGGGCCGACGGCGTCGAGCTCTCGGTCGACGAACTGGAGCGCGTCGAGGGGGTCCTGCTGGCCGAGGAGGCGGCGTCGGTGCCGTGGCACGCGACCGGCGAGGCCCGCCGGATCGAGGGGGCGCGGCGGCGGTACGTCGAGGAGCTCCACGCCGCCGTCGACCGCGAGCGGATCGCCGACGCGGACCTCACCGTCGCGGTCGACCCGGGCCACGGGGCCGGCTCGCTCACCAGTCCCGAGTTCTTCCGGGAGCTTGGCTGTCGCGTCGTCACCGTCAACGCACAGCCCGACGGCCACTTCCCCGGCCGCGACCCGGAGCCGGTCCCGGAGAACCTCGGCGACCTGGGGCGGCTCGTCGCCGCGACGGACGCCGACCTGGGGGTCGCACACGACGGCGATGCCGACCGCGCCATCTTCTACGACGAGCGCGGCGAGTACGTCGAGGGCGACGCTACGTTCGCCGCGCTGGCGGCCGCCGAACTGGAAGCCGGCGACACGACCGTCTCCGCGGTCAACGTCTCCCAGCGGCTCGTCGACGTGGTCGACGACGCCGGCGCGTCGCTCGAACTCACCCCCATCGGCAGCACGAACATCATCTCCCGCATCCGGGAGCTCCGCGCCGAGGGGGCGTCGGTGCCGGTCGCCGGCGAGGGCAACGGCGGCGTCTTCTTCCCGAACTACCGCCTGTCCCGCGACGGCGCGTACATCGCCGCCCGCTTCCTCGAACTGGTCGCCGACCGCCCCGCCAGCGAAGTCGTCGCGCCGTACGACGACTACTACAACGTCCGGCGGAACATCGAGTACGAGGGCGACGCCGAGCGGCGGGCGATGCTGTCGGCCGCCGAGGCCCGCGCCGCCGACGCCGACGCCGAACTGAACGCGACCGACGGCTACCGGCTTGACTACGGCGACGCCTGGGTGCTCGCCCGCCCCAGCGGCACCGAGCCGCTCGTCCGGATCTACGCGGAGGCCGGCGACCGGCGCCGCGCCGCGGACCTGGCCGACGGGATGGCCGAGCGGCTGGAGGACGCGAAGGCGGAGGCCTGA
- a CDS encoding DUF7118 family protein, producing the protein MSDPADDLAAADRAVRDAEAAVEEVGTDAVEAVADAHGELVDLLERYADSATGTGDFKAYVEFQDAVADLVEGLPEDLPERDAFEAALDVLDQRRLSEDDFAAAREALAPAAATARLLTEREEAVAEYREARKAAARRKRTVEGRIDHLERLVELGEADLDAPVERLREPVEAYDDAVREAFDEFRAEASARELLELAVAAERYPLVDLGAPPEDLLGYVRESPAGEEPVPTLLEYADYSKSKLDHYVDDAAELKRRVATRQTYLERLDAEPLTVGWPPPAADDLWWRSRELVSLVSRFAPEPVVAKLRDVRALTREDDYERLRTAAVARDRLGPDERERLAAGDVADELADLRAERDALAAALSEYPDR; encoded by the coding sequence ATGAGTGACCCTGCCGACGACCTCGCGGCGGCCGACCGGGCGGTCCGCGACGCCGAGGCGGCCGTCGAGGAGGTGGGGACCGACGCGGTCGAGGCGGTCGCCGACGCCCACGGCGAACTGGTCGACCTGCTGGAGCGGTACGCCGACAGCGCGACCGGCACCGGCGACTTCAAGGCGTACGTGGAGTTTCAGGACGCCGTCGCCGACCTCGTCGAGGGGCTGCCGGAGGACCTGCCCGAGCGGGACGCCTTCGAGGCGGCGCTCGACGTCCTCGACCAGCGCCGCCTGAGCGAGGACGACTTCGCCGCCGCCCGCGAGGCGCTGGCCCCCGCGGCGGCGACGGCCCGCCTGCTGACGGAGCGCGAGGAGGCCGTCGCCGAGTACCGCGAGGCGCGGAAGGCCGCCGCCCGCCGCAAGCGGACCGTCGAGGGGCGCATCGACCACCTCGAACGCCTCGTCGAACTCGGGGAGGCCGACCTCGACGCGCCCGTCGAGCGCCTGCGGGAGCCGGTCGAGGCCTACGACGACGCCGTCCGCGAGGCGTTCGACGAGTTCCGGGCCGAGGCGAGCGCCCGCGAACTGCTCGAACTGGCCGTCGCCGCCGAGCGCTACCCGCTGGTGGACCTCGGCGCGCCGCCCGAGGACCTGCTCGGCTACGTCCGCGAGTCGCCGGCCGGCGAGGAGCCGGTGCCGACGCTGCTCGAGTACGCCGACTACTCGAAGTCGAAGCTCGACCACTACGTCGACGACGCTGCCGAACTCAAGCGCCGGGTCGCCACCCGGCAGACGTACCTCGAACGGCTGGACGCCGAGCCGCTGACGGTCGGGTGGCCGCCGCCGGCGGCCGACGACCTCTGGTGGCGCTCCCGGGAACTCGTCTCGCTGGTCTCCCGGTTCGCGCCGGAGCCGGTCGTCGCGAAGCTCCGCGACGTGCGGGCGCTGACCCGCGAGGACGACTACGAGCGCCTGCGGACCGCCGCCGTCGCCCGGGACCGGCTGGGGCCGGACGAGCGCGAGCGCCTCGCGGCCGGCGACGTGGCCGACGAACTCGCCGACCTCCGCGCGGAGCGCGACGCGCTGGCCGCGGCGCTGTCCGAGTATCCGGACCGCTGA
- the hisI gene encoding phosphoribosyl-AMP cyclohydrolase, translated as MTEATAVDLDFGDDGLIPAVAQDADSGEVLMLAYVSPEAFERTRETGRAHYYSRSRDELWEKGATSGHVQRVEEVRVDCDGDSVLYLVEQEGGACHTGYESCFYRTADGDVVGERAFDPDDVYE; from the coding sequence ATGACCGAGGCCACCGCGGTGGATCTCGACTTCGGCGACGACGGCCTGATCCCCGCCGTCGCGCAGGACGCCGACTCCGGCGAGGTGCTGATGCTCGCCTACGTCTCGCCCGAGGCGTTCGAACGCACCCGCGAAACCGGGCGGGCACACTACTACTCGCGGAGCCGGGACGAACTCTGGGAGAAGGGGGCGACCAGCGGGCACGTCCAGCGCGTCGAGGAGGTGCGCGTCGACTGCGACGGCGACAGCGTGCTCTACCTCGTCGAGCAGGAGGGCGGGGCCTGCCACACCGGCTACGAATCGTGTTTCTACCGGACCGCCGACGGCGACGTCGTCGGCGAGCGCGCCTTCGACCCGGACGACGTGTATGAGTGA